Within the Eucalyptus grandis isolate ANBG69807.140 chromosome 1, ASM1654582v1, whole genome shotgun sequence genome, the region TAAAATTACAATCTACCACAAATTCACTATATTTGGAGACGGCACTATAAAGATACTGAAACCATCCAACACCTGCATatggatttctctttctttgcaagAACGTCTTAGCATGTCAGTTTCTGTCGGACCTCAGTGCATAGTGATTGGAACTAAACACGGTTTCACCAGTTTCTAAAAGCAGAAAATTTCACTAACTTACAACTAAAGGTCTCAAGTGAGAACAGATCATATTGCTAACTTACGATTAAAGTAAGCCCAAATTCCAAAGACATAATAAGGTGAGAAGCGATCAAACAATGATAATGACTGACAAGAACCATGAGAGCCTATCATATCAGGAAAGTACCTCTCTGACAATATTCTTTCCATGCGATATTGGCTGCATTCCAGTCAATAGCTCCAGAAATACAACTCCAAGACTATAGACATCACTTTTATCGGTCAGCTTGTGTGTCAGGAAATATTCTGGGTCAAGGTATCCCTGAAGAGAAAAACCACAGTGAAAAGGGGAGGTCGGGGGAACAGCATAAGTGCGTAGTTGTAGgtacttaaattttttaatagacCACTTACCGGCGTCCCTTTAACGATTGTGGACACATGATGGGGCACGGTCCCTTCATCATCCAGGACAGGGGCAAGCCGTGATAGCCCAAAGTCAGCAACTTTGGCAGTAAGCTTGGAGTCCAAAAGAATGTTACTGGCCTTAATGTCTCGGTGGAATACTGGAGGGTGGGCTTCAGTATGGAGGTAAAGAATGCCCTTAGCAGACCCCAACGCAATACGCAGCCTCATACTGAAGTTAAGGTACTCCTTAGTTTTACCTGCATGTGAGTAAGATGAATATATGTGAAGCAAGAAAAGTATGAAGTACATGAAGCATCATGATAGCATTGATGCATTGAAGCGTATTTGAAAAGCTCATAATAGAACATTCCCGATGGTTCCgtgaagataaatttgtcatgggaCCACACTCCAAATGAATGCTCCTGAGTACTAGAGAAATAATATTAGAGGAAGTTCTTGAAACAACATTTGGATATGGCAATTCAATCCTCAACTCCAGACAAAGTAGTCAACCTAGATTACTCCTGAAGCTGAGAATAGTAgtttgaaagagaaaatataatatgattctCTTAAGGAGAGGAATTAAACTGATGCAAATCCAATTCCTTCAATATGCTATGTCTCCTACTCTTGTGGTAGCCTATTTTACTAGTCAAAAGTTTGGACAACTGATTTGTTGTTAAAATTATTGAGAATATAAAGCACGTACCAGAAAGCCAATCCCGTAGAGTTCCATTGGGCATAAACTCATATACTAACATCTGTAAATACACCAAGAGCATACTGTAAGTTCTTCTGTTTAAAACACGACAGCTGTGAACACGGTAATTTTGATTGGAGGAAGACAACCGTCAATCCTCCACCATAAATTGTAGAACTGACGGTGAAAGAAGTGTTCTGCCATCATGCACACAAGTACAATGTACAAACACTACTCTCCAGCAACTGTGAAGCACTTTCCATTTTCCTAAACATAATCagtatgaacaaaagagaattgaaaTTTGTTCCTTCAACAACTTTTTAGCCGCGAGAACCCATAAATCAGCAGATGGATTGAGTGCTAAATTAGATTCATGAGTTACTTAGCAATTCTCCTTTTGCATGCATCAAAGAATTCCATTGCTACTTCTGCTCATGATGAAGCATACGTCTAGAGACACAAACAGATAGTAATGCAAATACAAATTAGAAAAACATAGAATATCAGCTACCGTGTTATTTTATCATTCATTAGAGATGTTTTAGCAGGCACAACCAATACCTGTTCACCTTCTTCATTGCAATATCCTACCAATGACACAAGGTTCCGATGATGTAACCTTGATAACATTTTTATCTCCGTCAAAAATTCTTTTTGTCCCTGTAATGATCCTTCTTCTGCACGTTTTACGGCTACGACTGTGTTGTCGTATAAATTTCCTTTATAAACTTTCCCATAACCTCCTTGCCCAACTTGAGTCAATCTATTGAAGTTGTCAGTTGCGACTGCCATTTCTCTAAATGTGAAGGCTTTCACGCCTTCAAGCTTCATAGATACCTTTGAGGCTATGAGGAGCAATACAAAATTAGATCACAGGCAAATTTAATTCGTATTAGCTAAGAAAAGTCTTGAAGAACTTACATAGATTCTTCCTTGACAGCGAAGGCTGATATCTGGTTTTCCTTCTTGTAACGAGAAAAGTAATCATGGCAGAGATTGCAGTGACACAGGCAATAGATGATAATACTATGGCCACCAATATGCCTTTACTAATATTCACCTTCTGATTTGGAAAAATcactgttgaattatgaaaccATATGAGTCAAATACATGAGAGTAgatcaaatttgattattgCTTCATTCTTGATAAAATTGGATTTAACTAATGACAATACATTTTGACATATCAGCTTGTATTACCATTCTTGAAAAGAGTAATAAAGCATCTTTCTCAAATATCTAACTAAATTTACATCACTGAGGTACACTTCTTAAccagggtaaatttattatgacaATCATGGTTTTCTCTCACATGGTCAACTTTATAAAGTTTCCTATAGTAGAAGTGccagagaaaagaggaaaaaggtaCATGAGAGATGCCTGATTAAAATCTTCAAAGATATAGAGGTTATTGTCTTCATATGgaagataacaataatcaagaaaaaaatatcaagctATGACTACGTTTCTATTTGTTTGCAAAGTCATACGAAGTCGACACTTTAGAGAGCCAACTGTATTTTCAACCTAGAGTATCAATTCTCTCAACAAATTGCTGAATTCCGTACCAACTTTGCATATAAATGTCCCATACATGCACTCACTAAGAAGCAATATAACTGCAGAACAAGTTGTTTTGAGGCAACTCAACTTATTTGAAATAAGCTAAATAAGGTACTAGTGTGTGATACCTTTCCTGATTACCCATATCAAGTGATGGCATATCTTTAAGGGCTACTTTgcagcatcatcatcattagaAACCACCGCCACAGGTGACTTTAAGACAAATGTTGTGTGGAATTAAGTACTTACTAGTTTTATAAGGTCCCAGAAGAGTAAAATTGAGAAGTTCATATGGTCCATATAAGTCATCTCCAGGAAAGTCCCATGATGTGAAGATGCCTTTTATTCGCTGAACCTCAATCTCATTAAATGTTCTTGGACCATTAACTTCTGGGAAAAGCTTCAAATACATCCTCATCCGTGGTCCTTCCCAGGTATACGAATCAATATGCAATTGATATAGTTCCAAGTTAAGAGATCTGGTTAAGTACACTTCAAATGGATACTCATAAGGAGGGAAATAAGAGAAGCTGGGACTCTTCAGTCGGTATCCAATTCTCAGGGGTGATGCGCAGAGACATTTCACAGGCGATGATGGAACATATTCGAAAAAATTATCTGTAGGGCATGATTGGGGAGGACAACTTGTGGAATTCGCTGAGTTGCCAGGTGTCCCATCGTCTCCACTCTCATTCCCACAAAATCGGCTAATATTCGTTGTATTCCCTTTACTGCAGACAGGATTGCCCCCAAGCCTAAAGGAAAACTCCTTCATTAAATTTCAGACAAGAGGACTTTACCAAACGCAAATAATCCTCTAAAGCACAGtcctttcaaaaaaatgaaaacatttgacattttccaacttttttggCACAGCAAAGCCAAAAGACTCTGCCAAGAGcttctttctttggctttttAATGCAAGGTTGTAAACACATTTGATGCCGATGAATAAATTATCCATAAGCCTCAATGTTTATTTTGGCCTTTTGGGATGGCTTCAGAGGCGCTGCCAAAGCAACTGGCAGTCCTGGGTCAGGTGCAGGACCTACCATTTGCCAAGAGCTCCCCTACTTGAGAAAACCAAAAGTGGGGACTTGAAGTATAGCCAAGATCTTGACAAGTCGCTATAATCATTTTCAGGCATACATTCAAAAAATCAGCATATAAACAACATAATCCACACCTATATTGTTATTTAATGTAATTGGGGGGCAGGAAGGAACAGGAAACGAACCTTAGAGTGACATTTTCTGGAGGATTAAGATCTCCTACCGCATCTGAGAATGAATTCTTTTGAAGATCACtgtgataaaaatataaaaagaataattaaacgTCAACAATCTCAAAAAGAATAAAGTAGATGACAGATGTGCATAATGTTTTGATAAACTTGTTCATAACATAATAGTGCATTTCAGGAATGAGCATGCTGTGAGACACTGCTTTACTTCCAGATCAGATTATTAAAAAGGAGGAAAACTGAGTGCTTACATAAGCATCTTCCTTGAAGTGGAGGTCATATTCTGCCAAATGTTCACAGGGACAGAACCTGTCAAGCTGTTATTCTCCAGTGACCTGCATTATAAGTAATGTCCAGATTCAGAACTATGAAAAACTTAGTATTAAGATAATGAGTATCGTGTACTCTATGAAGATCAGGTACGAGAGAATAATCTCAGAAATAAAGCTACTTCTACACCTGCTAATAACAtacaaaaacaagaatttttaCAATCATGAAAGAAAAGATAGTCTTACAGTCTTTGTAGAGAGggaagataagaaaaatttgCTGGAATAGATCCATCGAGAAGGTTATTTGATAGATCGCTGCAATCAACAAAAATGTATCCCAAATATAGCAGTCACGCCAATATCATTTTCACGGATAGAGAAGTTGAATCATATAATTGATCGTGTACATACATGGTTGTCATGTTATCAGAGAGCTTATTTGATGGTATAGGCCCACTAAGCTGATTATGGCTTAGATCTCTGCAATatggcaaaaagtaaaaagtcaaAACAAATTTTAGATGTATTAGCATGAGTAAGCGCACGTGATGGAAACATTTACGTCAGACTTGGCAGATTATAAGgaaccaagaacaaaaaattggaTTATTCTCAAACTTACAAAAATCTAAGATTTGGTATCTGGCTAAGATCAGGAATTGATCCCTCCAAACTGCAATTTTGAAGACTCCTGCCAGGCAAGTTTGGAAAAGCATTAGAAACCTAATGGAATAATTTGTGCAATGTATGGTCCGCAAATGGTTTTCGTTGTCTTTTTGATAAATCATAGATGAAGTCCGGTACTTCCTTCTTAAACAGGAAAGCTGGTTCCCTGCCACAATTTCCTAAT harbors:
- the LOC104432933 gene encoding probable LRR receptor-like serine/threonine-protein kinase At1g06840 isoform X3 produces the protein MNRGKRMLKLRVPISALVLSCCYFAYLVEARVTAPSEVNALIAVKSKLVDPMKHLANWEKGDPCTSNWTGVLCNGTVGTDGYLHVYEIQLLNMNLSGSIAPAVAQLSRLQILDFMWNELTGSIPKEIGSIASLRLLLLNGNKLSGSLPDELGYLSKLNRLQVDENQISGPIPKSFASLSSAKHLHLNNNTISGQIPAELSNISTLLHLLLDNNNLAGYLPQEFSLLPVLRILQLDNNNFNGEIPASYGEFPNLAKLSLQNCSLEGSIPDLSQIPNLRFLDLSHNQLSGPIPSNKLSDNMTTIDLSNNLLDGSIPANFSYLPSLQRLSLENNSLTGSVPVNIWQNMTSTSRKMLIDLQKNSFSDAVGDLNPPENVTLRLGGNPVCSKGNTTNISRFCGNESGDDGTPGNSANSTSCPPQSCPTDNFFEYVPSSPVKCLCASPLRIGYRLKSPSFSYFPPYEYPFEVYLTRSLNLELYQLHIDSYTWEGPRMRMYLKLFPEVNGPRTFNEIEVQRIKGIFTSWDFPGDDLYGPYELLNFTLLGPYKTMIFPNQKVNISKGILVAIVLSSIACVTAISAMITFLVTRRKTRYQPSLSRKNLSSKVSMKLEGVKAFTFREMAVATDNFNRLTQVGQGGYGKVYKGNLYDNTVVAVKRAEEGSLQGQKEFLTEIKMLSRLHHRNLVSLVGYCNEEGEQMLVYEFMPNGTLRDWLSGKTKEYLNFSMRLRIALGSAKGILYLHTEAHPPVFHRDIKASNILLDSKLTAKVADFGLSRLAPVLDDEGTVPHHVSTIVKGTPGYLDPEYFLTHKLTDKSDVYSLGVVFLELLTGMQPISHGKNIVREVNMAHRAGMMFSIIDSRMGSYPSECVERFVALALLCCYDNPEKRPSMLDVVRELESILKMMPDADAMLSETASVYSGKSLPSSSSYASMDPYISSSVSGSDLISGVVPTVTPR
- the LOC104432933 gene encoding probable LRR receptor-like serine/threonine-protein kinase At1g06840 isoform X1, translated to MGLRFICCWMLGEGKRMLKLRVPISALVLSCCYFAYLVEARVTAPSEVNALIAVKSKLVDPMKHLANWEKGDPCTSNWTGVLCNGTVGTDGYLHVYEIQLLNMNLSGSIAPAVAQLSRLQILDFMWNELTGSIPKEIGSIASLRLLLLNGNKLSGSLPDELGYLSKLNRLQVDENQISGPIPKSFASLSSAKHLHLNNNTISGQIPAELSNISTLLHLLLDNNNLAGYLPQEFSLLPVLRILQLDNNNFNGEIPASYGEFPNLAKLSLQNCSLEGSIPDLSQIPNLRFLDLSHNQLSGPIPSNKLSDNMTTIDLSNNLLDGSIPANFSYLPSLQRLSLENNSLTGSVPVNIWQNMTSTSRKMLIDLQKNSFSDAVGDLNPPENVTLRLGGNPVCSKGNTTNISRFCGNESGDDGTPGNSANSTSCPPQSCPTDNFFEYVPSSPVKCLCASPLRIGYRLKSPSFSYFPPYEYPFEVYLTRSLNLELYQLHIDSYTWEGPRMRMYLKLFPEVNGPRTFNEIEVQRIKGIFTSWDFPGDDLYGPYELLNFTLLGPYKTMIFPNQKVNISKGILVAIVLSSIACVTAISAMITFLVTRRKTRYQPSLSRKNLSSKVSMKLEGVKAFTFREMAVATDNFNRLTQVGQGGYGKVYKGNLYDNTVVAVKRAEEGSLQGQKEFLTEIKMLSRLHHRNLVSLVGYCNEEGEQMLVYEFMPNGTLRDWLSGKTKEYLNFSMRLRIALGSAKGILYLHTEAHPPVFHRDIKASNILLDSKLTAKVADFGLSRLAPVLDDEGTVPHHVSTIVKGTPGYLDPEYFLTHKLTDKSDVYSLGVVFLELLTGMQPISHGKNIVREVNMAHRAGMMFSIIDSRMGSYPSECVERFVALALLCCYDNPEKRPSMLDVVRELESILKMMPDADAMLSETASVYSGKSLPSSSSYASMDPYISSSVSGSDLISGVVPTVTPR
- the LOC104432933 gene encoding probable LRR receptor-like serine/threonine-protein kinase At1g06840 isoform X4, with product MLKLRVPISALVLSCCYFAYLVEARVTAPSEVNALIAVKSKLVDPMKHLANWEKGDPCTSNWTGVLCNGTVGTDGYLHVYEIQLLNMNLSGSIAPAVAQLSRLQILDFMWNELTGSIPKEIGSIASLRLLLLNGNKLSGSLPDELGYLSKLNRLQVDENQISGPIPKSFASLSSAKHLHLNNNTISGQIPAELSNISTLLHLLLDNNNLAGYLPQEFSLLPVLRILQLDNNNFNGEIPASYGEFPNLAKLSLQNCSLEGSIPDLSQIPNLRFLDLSHNQLSGPIPSNKLSDNMTTIDLSNNLLDGSIPANFSYLPSLQRLSLENNSLTGSVPVNIWQNMTSTSRKMLIDLQKNSFSDAVGDLNPPENVTLRLGGNPVCSKGNTTNISRFCGNESGDDGTPGNSANSTSCPPQSCPTDNFFEYVPSSPVKCLCASPLRIGYRLKSPSFSYFPPYEYPFEVYLTRSLNLELYQLHIDSYTWEGPRMRMYLKLFPEVNGPRTFNEIEVQRIKGIFTSWDFPGDDLYGPYELLNFTLLGPYKTMIFPNQKVNISKGILVAIVLSSIACVTAISAMITFLVTRRKTRYQPSLSRKNLSSKVSMKLEGVKAFTFREMAVATDNFNRLTQVGQGGYGKVYKGNLYDNTVVAVKRAEEGSLQGQKEFLTEIKMLSRLHHRNLVSLVGYCNEEGEQMLVYEFMPNGTLRDWLSGKTKEYLNFSMRLRIALGSAKGILYLHTEAHPPVFHRDIKASNILLDSKLTAKVADFGLSRLAPVLDDEGTVPHHVSTIVKGTPGYLDPEYFLTHKLTDKSDVYSLGVVFLELLTGMQPISHGKNIVREVNMAHRAGMMFSIIDSRMGSYPSECVERFVALALLCCYDNPEKRPSMLDVVRELESILKMMPDADAMLSETASVYSGKSLPSSSSYASMDPYISSSVSGSDLISGVVPTVTPR
- the LOC104432933 gene encoding probable LRR receptor-like serine/threonine-protein kinase At1g06840 isoform X5, which encodes MKHLANWEKGDPCTSNWTGVLCNGTVGTDGYLHVYEIQLLNMNLSGSIAPAVAQLSRLQILDFMWNELTGSIPKEIGSIASLRLLLLNGNKLSGSLPDELGYLSKLNRLQVDENQISGPIPKSFASLSSAKHLHLNNNTISGQIPAELSNISTLLHLLLDNNNLAGYLPQEFSLLPVLRILQLDNNNFNGEIPASYGEFPNLAKLSLQNCSLEGSIPDLSQIPNLRFLDLSHNQLSGPIPSNKLSDNMTTIDLSNNLLDGSIPANFSYLPSLQRLSLENNSLTGSVPVNIWQNMTSTSRKMLIDLQKNSFSDAVGDLNPPENVTLRLGGNPVCSKGNTTNISRFCGNESGDDGTPGNSANSTSCPPQSCPTDNFFEYVPSSPVKCLCASPLRIGYRLKSPSFSYFPPYEYPFEVYLTRSLNLELYQLHIDSYTWEGPRMRMYLKLFPEVNGPRTFNEIEVQRIKGIFTSWDFPGDDLYGPYELLNFTLLGPYKTMIFPNQKVNISKGILVAIVLSSIACVTAISAMITFLVTRRKTRYQPSLSRKNLSSKVSMKLEGVKAFTFREMAVATDNFNRLTQVGQGGYGKVYKGNLYDNTVVAVKRAEEGSLQGQKEFLTEIKMLSRLHHRNLVSLVGYCNEEGEQMLVYEFMPNGTLRDWLSGKTKEYLNFSMRLRIALGSAKGILYLHTEAHPPVFHRDIKASNILLDSKLTAKVADFGLSRLAPVLDDEGTVPHHVSTIVKGTPGYLDPEYFLTHKLTDKSDVYSLGVVFLELLTGMQPISHGKNIVREVNMAHRAGMMFSIIDSRMGSYPSECVERFVALALLCCYDNPEKRPSMLDVVRELESILKMMPDADAMLSETASVYSGKSLPSSSSYASMDPYISSSVSGSDLISGVVPTVTPR
- the LOC104432933 gene encoding probable LRR receptor-like serine/threonine-protein kinase At1g06840 isoform X2, coding for MLESNLILGKRMLKLRVPISALVLSCCYFAYLVEARVTAPSEVNALIAVKSKLVDPMKHLANWEKGDPCTSNWTGVLCNGTVGTDGYLHVYEIQLLNMNLSGSIAPAVAQLSRLQILDFMWNELTGSIPKEIGSIASLRLLLLNGNKLSGSLPDELGYLSKLNRLQVDENQISGPIPKSFASLSSAKHLHLNNNTISGQIPAELSNISTLLHLLLDNNNLAGYLPQEFSLLPVLRILQLDNNNFNGEIPASYGEFPNLAKLSLQNCSLEGSIPDLSQIPNLRFLDLSHNQLSGPIPSNKLSDNMTTIDLSNNLLDGSIPANFSYLPSLQRLSLENNSLTGSVPVNIWQNMTSTSRKMLIDLQKNSFSDAVGDLNPPENVTLRLGGNPVCSKGNTTNISRFCGNESGDDGTPGNSANSTSCPPQSCPTDNFFEYVPSSPVKCLCASPLRIGYRLKSPSFSYFPPYEYPFEVYLTRSLNLELYQLHIDSYTWEGPRMRMYLKLFPEVNGPRTFNEIEVQRIKGIFTSWDFPGDDLYGPYELLNFTLLGPYKTMIFPNQKVNISKGILVAIVLSSIACVTAISAMITFLVTRRKTRYQPSLSRKNLSSKVSMKLEGVKAFTFREMAVATDNFNRLTQVGQGGYGKVYKGNLYDNTVVAVKRAEEGSLQGQKEFLTEIKMLSRLHHRNLVSLVGYCNEEGEQMLVYEFMPNGTLRDWLSGKTKEYLNFSMRLRIALGSAKGILYLHTEAHPPVFHRDIKASNILLDSKLTAKVADFGLSRLAPVLDDEGTVPHHVSTIVKGTPGYLDPEYFLTHKLTDKSDVYSLGVVFLELLTGMQPISHGKNIVREVNMAHRAGMMFSIIDSRMGSYPSECVERFVALALLCCYDNPEKRPSMLDVVRELESILKMMPDADAMLSETASVYSGKSLPSSSSYASMDPYISSSVSGSDLISGVVPTVTPR